From a single Nostoc sp. MS1 genomic region:
- a CDS encoding manganese catalase family protein, with protein sequence MFYHNKRLQYYTRPERPDAVYAMKIQELIGGTFGEMTVMMQYLFQGWNCRGPAKYRDMLLDIGTEEIGHIEMLATMIAHLLDKAPAIVQEEGASDAIVGAVMGGSNPRDVIMNAAMNPQHAIVSGLGATAADSVGYPWNGRFIVASGNLLADFRSNLHAESQGRLQAVRLYEMSDDPGVRDTLSFMIARDTMHQNQWLAAIEDLEQSGLETTPVPSSFPLELEKREFAYQFWNNSEGNQSEQGRWAKGPSMDGKGEFEYVANPQPLGPEPHPPQPDPKLHGTGEVPHSSQQGNSHSAPPLVERII encoded by the coding sequence ATGTTTTATCACAATAAAAGGTTGCAATATTACACACGACCAGAAAGACCAGATGCCGTCTACGCAATGAAAATTCAAGAACTCATCGGTGGTACTTTTGGCGAAATGACCGTGATGATGCAGTATCTATTTCAAGGATGGAACTGTCGCGGCCCCGCTAAATATCGGGATATGCTCCTAGATATTGGTACTGAAGAAATCGGTCACATTGAGATGTTGGCAACAATGATTGCCCATCTCTTAGATAAAGCACCCGCCATAGTGCAAGAAGAAGGCGCAAGCGATGCAATAGTGGGTGCAGTCATGGGTGGTAGTAACCCCCGTGATGTCATTATGAACGCAGCTATGAACCCCCAACATGCGATCGTTTCTGGTTTAGGCGCAACAGCAGCAGATAGTGTTGGCTATCCTTGGAATGGTCGGTTCATTGTTGCTAGTGGGAACCTCTTAGCAGACTTCCGCTCAAATCTCCATGCTGAGAGTCAAGGACGCTTGCAAGCTGTACGCTTATATGAAATGAGCGATGACCCAGGCGTAAGAGATACCTTGAGTTTTATGATTGCGCGTGATACCATGCACCAAAACCAATGGTTAGCAGCAATTGAAGATTTAGAACAATCTGGTTTGGAAACAACTCCAGTTCCTAGTTCTTTCCCATTGGAGCTAGAAAAACGTGAATTTGCTTATCAGTTCTGGAATAATTCAGAAGGTAATCAAAGTGAGCAAGGACGTTGGGCAAAAGGCCCCTCAATGGATGGTAAGGGTGAGTTCGAGTATGTAGCTAATCCCCAACCTTTAGGGCCAGAACCCCACCCACCCCAACCAGATCCAAAACTTCACGGTACAGGAGAAGTTCCCCATAGCAGCCAACAAGGTAACAGTCATAGCGCACCACCTTTAGTTGAGCGTATTATCTAA
- a CDS encoding vanadium-dependent haloperoxidase, protein MSVDPNSQQGFPSVDISKEQRTQSKKRLFNRSSGRRSFLKGAGLFTTAGVVAGIAGTIPLSLKERESLVQAKDVVGKFDYKRLYEKAYKVRVAAAKANQEIPIPPHPTNGDEERYPNKIGSDSRGLPHNKLGEVDLKAYESLTKAVTTGNHDDFEKVVLGGTRKLVNAQGPLAISLEGCNAVQVAVPPPVALASAERAAEAIELYWQALLRDVPFHKLQNNTDDPLVLAAVAELNQLSTFKGPRQNGRVTPQTLFRGSVTYVDKTDKSGKTAKHVTPSGVLVGPHISQFVLLNIPWGVQYVPPVIRTALPGNDFLTDYEEWLNVQNGGTPKSIKYDPVRRYISTIRDLSEYSHAPGASFFGASLILGTARNANDPFSGGIGAPLNSGNPFVKSKTQQGGNGSFAVGHLQALLNLGVSRAIRAAYWQKFYVHRTLRPEAYGGLVHNNIVNKTQYPVHKDILNSKALAQSFSKFGSYLLPHGFPEGAPIHSSYVGGAASIAGVSATLLKAYFDEDFVIPNPVVPDPNDPTKVIPYTGEPLTVGGELNKLATNYTLGRGHGGIHWRTDGSAGLALGEEIAISILKDERLGYNEKFDGFTFTKFDGTKITV, encoded by the coding sequence ATGTCAGTAGATCCCAATTCCCAGCAAGGCTTTCCGTCGGTTGATATTAGCAAAGAACAACGGACTCAGAGCAAAAAACGTCTATTTAATCGCAGTAGTGGTAGGCGGTCTTTTCTTAAAGGTGCAGGCTTATTTACAACAGCTGGGGTAGTTGCAGGAATAGCAGGTACAATACCCCTTTCTCTTAAGGAAAGAGAAAGTCTAGTACAAGCTAAAGATGTTGTAGGTAAGTTTGACTATAAGCGATTGTATGAGAAAGCCTATAAAGTGCGGGTAGCCGCAGCAAAGGCTAACCAAGAAATTCCCATTCCTCCCCATCCCACCAACGGCGACGAGGAACGCTATCCCAACAAAATTGGCTCTGACTCCAGAGGACTACCCCACAATAAACTGGGTGAAGTTGACCTCAAAGCCTATGAATCTTTAACAAAGGCAGTCACCACTGGCAATCATGATGACTTTGAAAAAGTCGTTTTGGGCGGGACACGAAAACTTGTCAATGCTCAGGGCCCTTTAGCCATCAGTTTGGAAGGTTGTAATGCCGTACAAGTAGCCGTCCCGCCACCAGTCGCTCTAGCCAGTGCAGAACGAGCTGCTGAGGCTATTGAGCTTTATTGGCAAGCCTTATTGCGAGATGTACCTTTTCATAAACTACAAAACAACACCGATGATCCTTTGGTATTAGCGGCTGTTGCAGAACTAAATCAGCTTTCCACATTCAAAGGGCCTAGACAGAATGGGCGTGTTACTCCCCAAACCCTATTTCGTGGTAGCGTCACTTACGTTGATAAGACTGACAAATCAGGGAAAACAGCAAAACACGTAACTCCATCCGGGGTATTAGTAGGGCCGCACATTTCCCAGTTCGTCTTATTAAATATTCCTTGGGGAGTTCAATATGTTCCACCTGTGATTCGGACTGCTCTGCCTGGTAATGACTTCCTCACTGATTACGAAGAATGGCTCAACGTCCAAAATGGTGGGACTCCTAAATCGATTAAGTATGACCCAGTACGCCGTTACATATCTACAATTCGTGACTTATCTGAATATTCTCACGCTCCTGGAGCATCATTTTTTGGCGCTTCTCTAATTCTGGGTACAGCTCGCAATGCTAATGATCCTTTTAGTGGTGGTATTGGCGCACCTCTAAATTCTGGTAATCCCTTTGTCAAATCAAAAACTCAACAGGGGGGCAATGGGTCTTTTGCTGTAGGACACTTACAAGCTTTGTTGAATCTGGGTGTATCCCGTGCCATTAGAGCCGCCTATTGGCAGAAGTTTTATGTACACCGCACTTTACGACCAGAAGCTTATGGGGGGCTGGTTCATAACAATATTGTGAATAAAACACAATATCCAGTTCACAAGGATATTTTAAACTCTAAGGCTCTAGCTCAAAGCTTTAGCAAATTTGGCTCTTATTTATTACCACATGGATTTCCAGAAGGCGCACCAATTCACTCTTCTTACGTTGGTGGTGCAGCATCGATCGCCGGTGTAAGTGCCACACTATTAAAAGCATACTTTGACGAAGATTTCGTAATTCCCAATCCTGTAGTTCCTGACCCCAATGACCCGACTAAGGTAATTCCCTATACAGGAGAGCCGCTAACTGTGGGTGGTGAATTGAATAAACTCGCAACTAATTATACCCTTGGTCGTGGTCACGGCGGTATCCATTGGCGTACAGATGGTTCTGCTGGCTTGGCTTTGGGTGAAGAGATTGCCATCAGTATCCTCAAAGATGAAAGACTAGGGTACAACGAGAAATTCGATGGTTTTACCTTTACCAAGTTTGACGGTACAAAAATTACTGTTTAG
- a CDS encoding FAD-dependent oxidoreductase has product MTEGSQKKRVVVVGAGWAGLGATYHLAKQGYDVTLLEAGPYPGGLVAGWQTPGGKSVEAGIHGFWYPYRNIFALINELNINPFTSWTRSAQYSPAGLEVESPIFQDLPRLPTPLGTFIYTQFQRLPLIDRLSALPLLYAVVDFDNSDAAWRRYDSVTARELFKDFGVSARLYKDAFEPMLLVGLFAPGEQCSAAATLGMLYFFILAHQADFDVVWCRGTVGEKIFRPWVEQIEKAGAKILPKHRVTDLIIDSNNQAKSVVCGNEVFDADAVIFAVGITGMKKIVSNSPSLQSRAEFRNLYNLGAIDVLATRIWFDRKIDIPRPSNACFGFDTTTGWTFFDLNALHDEYKDEPGTVIEADFYHANQFLNWSDTEIISNVQRYLTTCIPEFREAKVIDSSVIRLPQAVTHFAPGSYPYMLPAKTSFSNVFMSGDWIVNRHGSWSQEKAYVTGLEAANLVISHLGGGTPAEILPVEEDEAHIQVARSLNQTVRGLSKSILPNFWLP; this is encoded by the coding sequence ATGACAGAAGGGTCACAAAAGAAACGAGTGGTAGTTGTAGGTGCTGGTTGGGCGGGTTTGGGTGCAACCTACCATCTAGCAAAGCAAGGTTATGATGTGACACTTCTAGAAGCAGGCCCCTATCCTGGCGGACTGGTGGCTGGTTGGCAAACACCAGGGGGAAAATCTGTAGAAGCTGGGATTCATGGCTTTTGGTATCCTTACAGAAATATATTCGCTCTGATTAACGAGTTAAATATTAATCCCTTCACTAGCTGGACTCGTTCCGCCCAATATTCCCCTGCGGGGTTGGAAGTAGAATCACCCATTTTTCAAGACTTACCCAGACTCCCCACGCCTTTAGGCACTTTTATTTACACTCAATTCCAACGTCTACCCTTAATTGACCGCCTCAGCGCCTTACCTTTACTTTATGCCGTGGTAGATTTTGATAATTCTGATGCAGCTTGGCGGCGTTATGATAGTGTAACTGCACGGGAATTATTTAAAGATTTTGGTGTATCGGCGCGTCTTTATAAAGATGCTTTTGAACCAATGTTATTAGTAGGCTTATTTGCCCCTGGTGAACAATGTTCCGCCGCCGCTACATTAGGGATGCTTTACTTTTTCATTTTGGCGCACCAAGCAGATTTTGATGTAGTTTGGTGTCGAGGCACTGTAGGCGAAAAAATCTTCCGTCCTTGGGTGGAACAAATTGAAAAAGCCGGGGCAAAGATATTACCAAAACACCGTGTTACTGATTTAATTATTGATAGTAATAATCAAGCAAAAAGTGTAGTTTGTGGTAATGAGGTGTTTGATGCTGACGCTGTGATTTTTGCAGTTGGTATCACTGGGATGAAGAAAATTGTTTCTAATAGCCCTAGTTTACAAAGCCGTGCTGAATTTCGGAATTTGTATAATTTAGGGGCAATTGATGTTTTAGCAACGCGAATTTGGTTTGACCGCAAAATTGATATTCCCCGCCCTTCTAATGCTTGTTTTGGTTTTGATACTACTACAGGATGGACTTTCTTTGATTTGAATGCTTTACATGATGAATATAAAGATGAGCCAGGGACAGTAATAGAAGCTGATTTTTATCATGCAAATCAGTTTTTAAATTGGAGTGATACAGAAATTATCTCTAACGTTCAGCGTTATTTAACAACCTGCATCCCAGAATTTAGAGAAGCAAAAGTAATTGATAGTAGTGTGATTCGTTTACCACAAGCGGTAACTCATTTTGCTCCTGGTAGCTATCCTTATATGTTGCCAGCAAAGACAAGTTTTTCTAATGTATTTATGAGTGGTGATTGGATTGTTAACCGTCACGGTTCATGGTCGCAGGAAAAAGCCTATGTTACAGGTTTAGAGGCGGCTAATTTAGTTATTTCTCATTTGGGTGGGGGTACACCTGCTGAGATTTTACCAGTAGAGGAAGATGAAGCACATATCCAAGTGGCGCGATCGCTCAACCAGACAGTGCGGGGATTAAGTAAATCCATCCTGCCCAATTTTTGGTTGCCGTAG